A region of Moorena producens PAL-8-15-08-1 DNA encodes the following proteins:
- the ltrA gene encoding group II intron reverse transcriptase/maturase, producing MKKSKARGFAPQSEWNRIDWRKLERVVFKLQKRIYQASQRGNVRVVRKLQKILMKSWSAKMLAVRKVTQQNKGKKTAGIDGEKDLNGKQRLALVASLKLYKRPQPTRRVWINKPGRKEKRPLGIPTIYDRALQALAKQALEPEWEAKFEPNTYGFRPGRSCHDAIQAIWTNINQKPKWVLDADISKCFDKINHNKLLNKLNTYPSMKRLIKGWLKAGVMDEGTFLPTNEGTPQGGIISPLLANIALHGMEEVVKNYARCLPAKTYGKSTQRIKAISLIRYADDFVILHNSKEVVEECQKRINEWLKDIGLELKPSKTRIAHTLEGFNFLGFNVRQYKGGIHQTKQGFKTLIKPSKERVKEHYKNLAEIIDKFKAAPQEALISKLKPVITGWCNYNKSQVSKETFSDLDNLLWHKLRRWGYRRHPRKSKSWVNKKYWGTKVEKPLKPWEAPKIDNWVFMTGEDNYLPKHAKTKIVRHVKVQNTRSIYDGDLPYWSNRLQNHPEMSSIKGKLLKRQKGKCNHCGLTFKDGDLMEIHHIIPRAQGGNDQLKNFELLHLHCHDEKHRNRVTRKQEPITDFQELDNNPF from the coding sequence GTGAAAAAGTCTAAAGCTCGGGGGTTCGCCCCACAGTCGGAATGGAATCGAATCGATTGGCGAAAGCTAGAACGAGTCGTATTTAAGCTGCAAAAACGGATATATCAAGCCTCTCAACGTGGGAATGTCCGCGTGGTAAGAAAACTCCAAAAAATCCTGATGAAATCCTGGTCAGCAAAAATGCTGGCGGTAAGGAAGGTAACACAACAGAACAAAGGCAAAAAGACTGCCGGAATAGACGGGGAAAAAGACCTAAATGGTAAACAGAGACTCGCCTTAGTAGCCAGCCTTAAATTATACAAAAGACCTCAACCTACCCGCCGAGTTTGGATAAATAAGCCAGGTCGCAAAGAAAAGCGTCCTCTAGGGATACCCACTATTTACGACCGAGCACTTCAAGCCTTAGCAAAGCAAGCACTGGAACCCGAATGGGAGGCAAAATTTGAGCCAAACACATACGGGTTCAGACCAGGAAGGTCATGTCATGATGCTATCCAAGCAATATGGACTAATATCAATCAAAAACCTAAATGGGTTCTAGATGCCGATATATCCAAATGCTTTGATAAAATCAACCACAATAAACTTCTCAACAAACTAAATACCTATCCATCCATGAAGCGATTAATCAAAGGTTGGTTAAAAGCGGGAGTAATGGACGAGGGAACATTCTTACCTACAAATGAGGGTACTCCCCAGGGTGGAATAATATCCCCACTTTTGGCGAATATAGCCCTCCACGGAATGGAAGAAGTAGTGAAAAATTACGCCCGATGCTTGCCAGCCAAGACTTACGGCAAAAGTACTCAAAGAATAAAAGCGATAAGCCTTATTCGATATGCAGATGACTTTGTCATCTTGCATAATTCCAAAGAAGTGGTAGAAGAATGCCAAAAGAGAATTAATGAATGGTTAAAGGACATCGGCCTGGAACTAAAACCAAGCAAGACCAGAATAGCCCACACTCTAGAGGGATTCAACTTCCTCGGATTTAACGTACGGCAGTACAAAGGCGGGATACATCAAACAAAGCAAGGTTTTAAAACCCTCATCAAACCATCAAAAGAACGAGTAAAAGAGCACTACAAAAATCTAGCCGAAATTATAGACAAGTTCAAAGCAGCTCCTCAGGAAGCTCTGATAAGCAAGCTTAAACCCGTCATAACCGGATGGTGCAACTACAATAAAAGTCAAGTCAGTAAGGAAACCTTTTCAGACTTAGACAACCTGCTCTGGCACAAACTCAGAAGGTGGGGATATAGGAGACATCCAAGAAAATCAAAATCATGGGTAAATAAAAAATACTGGGGAACCAAAGTTGAAAAACCACTAAAACCCTGGGAAGCTCCAAAGATAGACAATTGGGTTTTTATGACAGGAGAAGATAACTATCTCCCAAAACATGCCAAAACAAAAATTGTCAGACATGTAAAAGTACAAAACACCAGAAGTATATACGACGGAGATTTACCCTACTGGAGCAACAGATTACAAAATCACCCAGAAATGTCAAGCATAAAGGGGAAACTTTTAAAAAGACAAAAAGGGAAGTGTAATCACTGTGGCCTCACTTTCAAGGATGGAGATTTAATGGAAATACACCATATAATACCACGCGCTCAAGGTGGAAACGACCAACTCAAAAATTTTGAGCTACTTCACCTACATTGTCACGATGAAAAACACAGAAACAGGGTAACTAGGAAACAAGAACCCATTACGGATTTTCAAGAACTAGATAACAACCCCTTCTGA
- a CDS encoding RNA-guided endonuclease InsQ/TnpB family protein gives MYRTIPIKVNFSSEEKVFWEFQCKQANSLFNCAVYYAKQKHYQWLEDQEAYTTYWRGDELRLGWKTYKCSTKYPEIDKALKMSPHYKGMAAQSAQQTLKTVGEALNSYNKLVGLYYQGKVDRPKFPRYRKSGGFAAVTFPKQALTYKEGLFYPSVSKESKPELLTQISLAPPDFIDPDWVKEVTVRPCYGQLWVDWVIDDGKQPVTDNPNLDYSHGIGIDHGSDNWLTCVSTLGKSFIIDGRKLKSMNQGYCRLVAKHKSEKSEKYWDSHLDRIQLKRNNQMRDAVNKAARFLVNRCLNDGTGNLIFGWNEGQKNRSNMGKKGNQQFVTIPTKRLIKRLNQLCTEYGINFILTEESYTSKASFLDGDSLPKHGEKPSGWIPSGKRVRRGLYKTASGKLINADSNGAANILKKVTTQSFNLTKVVREALTLPHRYDLFVRLVLSRSHS, from the coding sequence GTGTACAGGACTATACCGATAAAAGTCAACTTTTCAAGCGAAGAGAAAGTGTTCTGGGAGTTTCAATGCAAGCAAGCTAACAGCCTGTTTAATTGCGCTGTCTACTATGCCAAACAAAAACACTATCAATGGCTTGAAGATCAAGAGGCTTACACCACTTACTGGCGTGGTGATGAGCTAAGACTCGGGTGGAAAACTTACAAGTGCAGTACAAAGTATCCCGAGATAGATAAAGCACTAAAAATGTCACCTCACTACAAGGGAATGGCCGCTCAATCTGCTCAACAAACATTGAAAACCGTAGGAGAGGCGCTTAATAGTTACAACAAATTAGTCGGACTCTACTACCAGGGAAAAGTGGATAGGCCAAAATTCCCTCGTTATAGAAAATCTGGAGGCTTTGCTGCTGTAACTTTCCCAAAACAAGCTCTCACATATAAAGAGGGGTTGTTTTACCCTTCTGTTAGTAAAGAAAGTAAACCTGAGTTACTAACTCAAATAAGCTTAGCCCCTCCTGATTTCATAGATCCTGACTGGGTCAAAGAGGTTACAGTTCGCCCTTGTTACGGACAATTGTGGGTAGATTGGGTTATTGATGATGGGAAGCAACCAGTAACTGATAATCCAAACCTTGATTACTCTCACGGGATCGGGATAGACCATGGCAGCGACAACTGGCTAACCTGCGTTTCGACTTTGGGAAAAAGTTTTATTATTGACGGTCGAAAACTTAAATCAATGAATCAAGGTTACTGTCGCCTTGTTGCTAAACACAAATCGGAAAAATCGGAAAAATATTGGGACTCCCATCTAGACAGAATCCAGTTAAAGCGAAATAATCAGATGCGAGATGCAGTAAACAAAGCAGCTCGGTTTCTAGTAAATCGTTGTTTAAACGATGGGACAGGGAATCTGATATTTGGCTGGAACGAAGGACAGAAAAATCGTTCAAACATGGGTAAGAAGGGTAACCAACAGTTTGTAACCATTCCTACTAAACGACTAATTAAAAGATTGAATCAACTCTGTACTGAGTACGGAATAAACTTTATTCTCACTGAGGAATCTTACACTAGCAAAGCGTCTTTCTTGGACGGCGATTCATTACCAAAACATGGTGAAAAACCCAGCGGATGGATCCCTTCTGGAAAAAGAGTTAGGCGTGGACTATACAAGACCGCCTCCGGGAAGTTGATCAACGCCGATTCAAACGGCGCTGCCAACATACTCAAAAAAGTAACCACACAGTCATTCAACCTGACTAAGGTGGTTAGGGAAGCTTTGACACTTCCACACCGATACGATCTATTCGTGCGGCTCGTTCTGAGTAGGAGCCACTCGTAG
- the ylqF gene encoding ribosome biogenesis GTPase YlqF, translated as MTIQWYPGHIAKAERELKEQLKRVDVVLEVRDARIPLSTHHPQTEQWVGNKTRVLVINRVDMIEPRMRQLWESWFQQQGDIPYFTNAQQGKGIRAVAKAAQTAGEEINQRRRSRGMRPRPVRAVVIGFPNVGKSALINRLLGRRVVESARRPGVTRQLRWIRISDQLELLDAPGVIPAKLNNQQQALKLAICDDIGEASYDNQRVATALVAFLKDLDNMKEYTLLLKSSLQKRYQLDPNPLSAEDYLHGLADYRYQGNIERTARQLLGDFRKGLLGAIALEVPPEVLP; from the coding sequence ATGACAATCCAGTGGTATCCCGGACACATTGCCAAAGCCGAGCGAGAACTCAAGGAACAGTTGAAGCGAGTGGATGTGGTATTAGAGGTGCGGGATGCTCGGATTCCCCTCTCTACTCATCATCCTCAAACCGAGCAGTGGGTGGGTAATAAAACTCGGGTGTTAGTGATTAACCGGGTGGATATGATTGAGCCAAGGATGCGGCAACTTTGGGAATCGTGGTTTCAACAGCAAGGGGATATCCCCTATTTCACTAATGCTCAACAGGGTAAGGGTATCCGCGCTGTGGCTAAAGCCGCCCAGACAGCTGGGGAGGAAATCAATCAACGTAGGCGCTCACGGGGAATGCGACCTCGTCCTGTCCGAGCTGTGGTAATTGGATTTCCCAATGTTGGTAAATCGGCTTTAATTAATCGACTTTTGGGACGTCGTGTGGTAGAAAGTGCTCGTCGTCCCGGTGTGACACGCCAATTGCGTTGGATACGTATTTCTGACCAACTTGAACTACTTGATGCTCCTGGTGTTATTCCTGCCAAGTTAAACAATCAGCAGCAGGCGCTCAAGTTAGCTATCTGTGATGACATTGGTGAAGCATCTTACGACAACCAACGGGTAGCAACAGCACTGGTTGCATTCCTGAAAGATTTAGATAATATGAAGGAGTACACTCTTTTATTAAAGTCTTCTTTACAAAAGAGGTACCAACTAGACCCAAACCCATTAAGCGCTGAAGATTACTTACATGGTTTAGCCGACTATCGCTATCAGGGAAACATCGAACGTACAGCGCGGCAACTATTGGGGGATTTTCGCAAGGGTTTACTCGGAGCAATTGCATTGGAAGTACCACCAGAAGTACTACCCTAA
- a CDS encoding universal stress protein has product MFNTVVFPIDSSRESREAAEVVGNIVQKYGSNLYLLSVVEKPDPGQGTAAAPEAMTSPEVVTELLNGAKALFAQEGIEAKTLEREGKPAFVICDVADEIGANLIVMGSRGLGLTDEGIANSVADRVINLSPCPVLIIP; this is encoded by the coding sequence ATGTTCAATACCGTTGTATTTCCCATTGACTCAAGTCGAGAAAGCCGTGAAGCTGCTGAGGTTGTTGGGAACATAGTGCAAAAGTACGGCAGCAATCTATATCTGCTGTCAGTGGTTGAAAAACCTGACCCTGGCCAGGGTACAGCTGCTGCTCCCGAGGCAATGACATCCCCTGAAGTAGTAACAGAACTGCTTAACGGTGCCAAAGCACTATTTGCTCAGGAAGGCATTGAAGCCAAAACCCTGGAGCGGGAAGGAAAGCCTGCCTTCGTGATCTGCGATGTGGCTGACGAAATTGGGGCAAATTTAATTGTCATGGGCTCTCGGGGGCTAGGCTTGACAGATGAAGGTATAGCTAATAGCGTGGCCGATCGAGTGATTAATTTGTCCCCTTGCCCAGTTTTGATTATTCCCTAA
- a CDS encoding phosphoglycerate kinase, with protein MSKKSVANLSESDLAGKTVLVRADLNVPLDDNGTITDDTRIRAALPTVQDLLKKGAKVILCSHLGRPKGQVKESLRLTPVAERLSELLGQPVTMCKDCVGDEVAAQVGALENGQVALLENLRFHAGEEKNDPEFTKQLASLADLYVNDAFGTAHRAHASTEGVTHYLSPSVAGYLIEKELQYLQNAVENPEKPLAAIIGGSKVSSKIGVIDTLLEKVDKLLIGGGMIFTFYKARGMSVGKSLVEDDKLDLAKSLEAKAKERGVQLLLPTDVVIADNFAPDANSQTVSIEAIPDGWMGLDIGPDSVKVFQEALADCKTVIWNGPMGVFEFDQFAKGTEAIANSMAELTKTGASTIIGGGDSVAAVEKVGVAEQMSHISTGGGASLELLEGKVLPGIAALNDA; from the coding sequence GTGTCCAAGAAAAGTGTAGCCAATTTAAGTGAATCAGATTTAGCCGGAAAAACGGTATTGGTCAGAGCAGACCTGAATGTACCCCTGGATGACAATGGCACCATCACCGATGATACTCGCATTCGTGCTGCTTTACCCACTGTTCAAGATTTACTTAAGAAAGGGGCAAAGGTAATCCTGTGTAGCCACTTGGGACGACCCAAGGGACAAGTGAAAGAAAGCTTGCGTCTAACCCCTGTTGCTGAGCGTCTTTCGGAACTCCTGGGTCAACCGGTGACCATGTGTAAAGACTGTGTTGGGGACGAGGTGGCTGCCCAAGTTGGTGCTTTGGAAAATGGTCAGGTGGCTTTACTGGAAAATCTCCGCTTCCACGCTGGGGAGGAAAAGAATGACCCAGAATTCACCAAACAGTTGGCATCCCTTGCTGATTTGTATGTCAATGATGCCTTTGGAACAGCCCACCGGGCTCATGCCTCTACTGAGGGAGTCACCCATTACCTGAGTCCTTCTGTAGCTGGGTACTTGATTGAGAAGGAACTGCAGTATTTACAAAATGCTGTAGAAAATCCCGAAAAGCCTCTAGCTGCAATTATTGGCGGCTCTAAGGTGTCCAGTAAGATTGGGGTGATTGATACTCTACTGGAGAAGGTGGATAAACTGCTAATTGGCGGTGGAATGATTTTTACCTTCTACAAGGCCCGTGGTATGAGTGTGGGTAAGTCCCTGGTGGAAGACGATAAGCTGGATTTGGCGAAATCTTTAGAAGCTAAGGCAAAAGAGCGTGGTGTACAATTGCTGTTGCCCACTGATGTGGTTATCGCAGATAATTTTGCCCCTGATGCTAATTCCCAGACTGTCAGTATTGAAGCTATTCCCGATGGCTGGATGGGTTTGGATATTGGTCCAGATTCTGTCAAGGTGTTTCAGGAGGCTTTGGCAGATTGCAAAACTGTGATCTGGAATGGTCCGATGGGAGTGTTTGAGTTTGATCAGTTCGCCAAGGGGACAGAAGCGATCGCAAACTCTATGGCTGAGCTGACCAAGACAGGTGCATCTACCATCATTGGTGGTGGTGACTCAGTAGCTGCCGTCGAAAAAGTTGGTGTTGCTGAGCAAATGAGCCACATTTCCACCGGTGGTGGTGCCAGCCTTGAGTTACTCGAAGGCAAGGTTCTACCTGGAATTGCTGCTTTAAATGATGCCTAA